A DNA window from Dama dama isolate Ldn47 chromosome 19, ASM3311817v1, whole genome shotgun sequence contains the following coding sequences:
- the MFN1 gene encoding mitofusin-1 codes for MAETASPLKHFVLAKKTITAIFDQLLEFVTEGSHFVEATYKNPELDRVATEDDLIEIQRYKNKLSIIGEVLSRRHMKVAFFGRTSSGKSSVINAMLWDKVLPSGIGHTTNCFLSVEGTDGDKAYLMTEGSDEKKSVKTVNQLAHALHMDKDLKAGCLVHVFWPKAKCALLRDDLVLVDSPGTDVTTELDTWIDKFCLDADVFVLVANSESTLMNTEKQFFHKVNERLSKPNIFILNNRWDASASEPEYMEDVRRQHMERCLHFLVEELRVVDPFEARNRIFFVSAKEVLSARKHRAQGMPEGGGALAEGFQARLQEFQNFEQIFEECISQSAVKTKFEQHTIRAKQILETVKNIMDSINVAAAEKRVYSIEEREDQIDRLDFIRNQMNLLTLDVKKKIREVTEEVANKVSCAMTDEICRLSVLVDEFCSEFHPTPSVLKVYKNELNKHIEDGMGRNLADRCTNEVNASMLQSQQEIIENLKPLLPAGIQNKLHTLVPCKKFDLSYDLNCHKLCSDFQEDIVFRFSLGWSSLVHRFLGPTNAQRVLLGLSEPIFQLPRSLASTPTAPSNPATPDNASQEELMVTLITTLASLTSRTSMGIIVVGGVIWKTVGWKLISVSLSMYGALYLYERLTWTTRAKERAFKQQFVNYATEKLQMIVSFTSANCSHQVQQEMATTFARLCQQVDITQKHLEEEIARLSKEIDQLEKIQNNSKLLRNKAVQLENQLENFTKRFLHSSSEES; via the exons ATGGCAGAAACTGCTTCTCCACTGAAGCACTTCGTGCTGGCTAAGAAGACAATTACAGCAATCTTCGACCAGTTACTGGAGTTTGTTACTGAAGGATCACATTTTGTTGAAG CAACATATAAGAATCCAGAACTTGACCGAGTAGCTACAGAGGATGATCTGATAGAAATACAGAGGTATAAAAACAAGCTTTCCATCATTGGTGAGGTGCTGTCTCGGAGACACATGAAAGTGGCATTTTTTGGCAG GACAAGCAGTGGGAAGAGCTCTGTTATCAATGCCATGTTGTGGGATAAAGTCCTCCCTAGTGGGATTGGCCATACAACCAACTGCTTCCTGAGTGTTGAAGGAACTGATGGAGATAAAGCCTATCTCATGACAGAAGGGTCAGATGAAAAAAAGAGTGTGAAG aCAGTTAATCAGCTGGCCCACGCCCTTCATATGGACAAAGACTTGAAAGCTGGGTGTCTTGTGCATGTGTTTTGGCCAAAGGCAAAATGTGCCCTCTTGAGAGATGACCTGGTTTTAGTAGACAG TCCGGGCACGGATGTCACTACGGAGCTGGATACTTGGATTGATAAGTTTTGCCTGGATGCTGATGTCTTCGTCTTGGTTGCAAATTCTGAATCAACTCTAATGAACACG GAAAAACAGTTTTTTCACAAGGTAAATGAGCGACTTTCCAAGCCTAATATTTTTATCCTGAATAACCGTTGGGATGCCTCTGCATCAGAGCCAGAATATATGGAAGAT GTGCGCAGacagcacatggaaagatgcctGCATTTCTTGGTGGAGGAGCTCAGGGTTGTGGATCCCTTCGAAGCACGCAATCGTATCTTTTTTGTTTCTGCAAAGGAAGTTCTCAGTGCTAGAAAGCACAGGGCACAGGGGATGCCAGAAGGCG GTGGGGCACTTGCAGAaggatttcaggcaagattacAAGAGTTTCAGAATTTTGAACAAATCTTTGAG GAGTGTATCTCGCAGTCAGCAGTGAAAACAAAGTTTGAACAGCACACTATCAGAGCTAAACAGATACTAGAAACTGTGAAAAACATAATGGATTCAATAAACGTGGCAGCAGCAGAGAAAAG GGTTTATTCAATAGAAGAGAGGGAAGACCAAATTGATAGACTGGACTTTATCCGAAACCAGATGAACCTTTTAACActggatgttaaaaaaaaaatcagggaggTTACAGAGGAGGTTGCAAATAAG gtTTCATGTGCTATGACAGATGAAATTTGTCGACTGTCTGTTTTGGTTGATGAATTTTGTTCTGAGTTTCATCCTACTCCAAGTGTATtgaaagtatataaaaat GAGTTAAATAAGCACATAGAAGATGGAATGGGAAGAAATTTGGCTGATCGGTGCACCAATGAAGTCAACGCTTCAATGCTTCAATCCCAGCAAGAAATTATTG AAAATTTGAAGCCATTACTTCCAGCTGGTATTCAGAATAAACTGCATACGCTGGTTCCTTGCAAGAAATTTGATCTTAGCTATGACCTAAATTGCCACAAGTTATGTTCAGATTTTCAAGAGGATATTGTATTTCGTTTTTCTCTGGGCTGGTCTTCTCTTGTCCATCGTTTCTTGGGCCCTACAAATGCTCAGCGGGTGCTTCTAGGATTATCAGAGCCTATCTTTCag CTCCCCAGATCTTTAGCTTCCACTCCCACTGCTCCTTCCAACCCAGCAACGCCAGATAATGCATCACAGGAAGAACTCATGGTTACCCTAATAACAACATTAGCCTCTCTCACATCTAGAACGTCTATGGGCATCATTGTTGTTGGAGGAGTG ATTTGGAAAACTGTAGGTTGGAAACTCATATCTGTTTCATTAAGTATGTATGGAGCTTTGTATCTTTATGAAAGACTTACTTGGACCACCCGTGCCAAGGAGAGAGCCTTTAAACAGCAATTTGTGAATTATGCAACTGAAAAACTGCAAATGATCGTTAGCTTCACAAGCGCGAACTGCAGCCATCAAGTACAACA ggaGATGGCAACCACCTTTGCTCGCCTGTGCCAACAAGTTGATATTACACAAAAACATCTAGAAGAAGAAATTGCTAGATTATCCAAAGAAATAGATCAATTggagaaaatacaaaacaattCAAAGCTCTTAAG aaataaagctGTTCAACTTGAAAACCAGCTGGAGAATTTTACTAAGCGGTTTCTACATTCAAGCAGTGAAGAATCTTAA